Genomic window (Pseudomonas azadiae):
CGTATGGGTCGATGTGAGCGTCGGCTCCGTATCTATGGATGTTGTTGATCTGGAATCGAAAATCAGCGAGAAAACCAAAGCGGTCATTTTGTACCACGTTGCCGGATATCCAGGGCCTTCGAAGGAAATCAGCGAGCTGTGCAGGAAGCACAACCTTGGACTGATAGAAGATTGCGACAACGCACTGTTGGCTAAGCAAGGCTCCGAGCCGATCGGATCCTACGGCGATTTCGCGGTCTACTCCTTTTATCCAAATCGCCAGATTAATGCGACTGAGGGTGGTGCCTTGGCCTGTCGTACGGAGGTAATGGCTAAGAAAGCACGGCGATTGAGGCGCTTTGGAATTGATTTCGAAACCTTTAGAACGAAGGCTGGAGAAATCAACCCGCTTTCTGATATCCCCGAGATTGGTTGGGGAATAGCGATGAATAACCTGTGTAGCGCTTTGGCGTGTGCACAATTTGCGACTTTAGAAGCGCGGCAAAGCGCTACCTTAGAGAATGCTCGAAAGCTAGAGCGCCTTATATCGGATGTACATGGGATTAGAGCGGTACCGGTACAGCCAACCGACGTGCCGGCCTATTGGGTTTTCTTAGTTTTCGTTGAAGAGCAGGAGCACGTGCTAGCTGAACTGAAGGGCAAGGGAATAATGGCATCACGAGTGCATCAACGAAATGACACATACACGGGCTTTGGTAGCCAGGCTGTGCATTTGCCGAATACTGACTATTTGCAAAGCAATA
Coding sequences:
- a CDS encoding DegT/DnrJ/EryC1/StrS family aminotransferase, which encodes MSKVFPLYRAVTTPEMEKAALDILRSGKIASGEWVEKFERGLTNIIGLPYVVSTYDMTSALFLALYLAGVREGDEVLTTAFACLSTNSAIAQLRATPVWVDVSVGSVSMDVVDLESKISEKTKAVILYHVAGYPGPSKEISELCRKHNLGLIEDCDNALLAKQGSEPIGSYGDFAVYSFYPNRQINATEGGALACRTEVMAKKARRLRRFGIDFETFRTKAGEINPLSDIPEIGWGIAMNNLCSALACAQFATLEARQSATLENARKLERLISDVHGIRAVPVQPTDVPAYWVFLVFVEEQEHVLAELKGKGIMASRVHQRNDTYTGFGSQAVHLPNTDYLQSNILGVPCGWWLEEADLVFIANALKDAIAATPINQVVRHR